In one window of Xiphophorus hellerii strain 12219 chromosome 23, Xiphophorus_hellerii-4.1, whole genome shotgun sequence DNA:
- the LOC116713942 gene encoding uncharacterized protein LOC116713942, which translates to MLAEGFLRLMCYREERKFATALKRKGYQTSTRCADPLICSASEPNFVNPQIHLAEEDSNQEELDPNKPQGLRVVSELPGLLIPGCSPAAALPPICVEDCSLLEHYPDLQVADSGRISHNLPRAVANQEDFHFQPNEACLQTEAKLESIPDQGYLVMGASENISLDLPGLEPMSNSVLNGLLEKQLEEVYMQHLTDNLARCDSHFGHSLLHGLVPPPQPGCQSHGSYSLEASLEEGSGGDSGDKISYLNTHNLAPCSSTFSSPILRISEVDNPQLQGNNPSK; encoded by the exons ATGTTGGCTGAAGGTTTTCTCAGATTAATGTGCTACAGGGAGGAGAGAAAGTTCGCCACAGCTTTAAAAAGGAAAGGATATCAGACGAGCACGCGATGTGCCGATCCGCTCATCTGTTCTGCCTCTGAGCCGAACTTTGTCAACCCACAGATACATTTGGCCGAAGAAG ACTCAAACCAGGAAGAGCTGGACCCCAACAAACCCCAGGGACTGAGAGTTGTGTCTGAGCTTCCAGGCCTCCTGATTCCTGGGTGTTCGCCAGCAGCCGCCCTCCCACCCATCTGCGTCGAAGATTGCAGCCTGCTGGAGCATTACCCAGACCTGCAGGTGGCCGACTCCGGCCGCATCTCACACAACCTCCCCAGAGCCGTGGCCAACCAAGAGGACTTTCACTTTCAGCCTAACGAGGCGTGCCTCCAAACGGAGGCCAAACTGGAGTCCATCCCAGACCAGGGGTACCTGGTGATGGGGGCAAGCGAAAACATCAGCTTGGATCTGCCCGGCTTGGAGCCCATGTCCAACTCTGTGTTGAATGGGCTGCTGGAGAAACAGCTGGAGGAGGTTTACATGCAACACCTGACTGACAACTTGGCCCGATGCGACTCCCACTTCGGACACAGCCTCCTGCACGGCCTGGTGCCGCCACCGCAGCCCGGTTGCCAGTCGCACGGGTCGTACTCACTGGAGGCCAGTCTGGAGGAAGGATCCGGGGGAGACAGTGGCGATAAAATTAGTTATCTGAACACCCATAACTTAGCGCCCTGCTCATCTACCTTCAGCTCTCCTATACTGAGGATTTCAGAGGTGGACAATCCTCAGCTTCAAGGGAACAATCcatcaaagtaa
- the LOC116714936 gene encoding sodium/hydrogen exchanger 2-like — protein sequence MAALWPLPLLLSQRLWACLALTLPEEPHDGPPSAGFDAGHVGPSVDLPGALRVFSLDYHHVQAPFEIVLWIMLASLAKLGFHWSGRVPAVVPESCVLIMVGLLVGGVIYGVRHSAPPTLSADAFFLFLLPPIVLDAGYFLPGRLFFENLGTILWYAVLGTLWNVLGIGLSLYGVCLLVPDTLGDISLLHCLLFGSLIAAVDPVAVLSVFQEMQVNEQLHILVFGESLLNDAVTVVLYKLFESFLRLPSVTGLDVLVGGFRLIVVGLGGFFVGLFFGLVAALTSRFTSRAQVIAPLFVFLYSYLSYLTSEMLHFSGIMAIVTCAVTMKQYVEANVSERSNTNIQYFLKMWSSVSETLIFVFLGVSAIQDIHMWSWPFVCSTLLLCLVWRATGVLLLTAVVNKLRRNAVTFRDQFIIAYGGLRGAICFSLVFLIDDFPKKRLFITTTIVVILFTVFVQGMTIKPLVELLDVKRKKRALPTVSEEIHSRLLDHLLSGIEDVVGYWGQHYWKDWFEQFNKRYLRRFLIGEHHQARSSILRVYQELERREQQGGEEAPPPVDPRPGGRPLLPEEMDSIRRILSRNLQNFNKKQTPAYSRHTLHQDVSAKTALHRHQSLPERHTCNRSTLCKQREQGEFSKSYRGRARLSRSHTVCSASPRRSDPPDSVDPAALTPTQPSDPEPAAEEQQSPLHRAPVERATKKQLSFVLERETRQ from the exons ATGGCTGCGCTTTGGCCTCTCCCTCTGCTGCTCTCCCAGCGTCTCTGGGCCTGTTTGGCCCTGACCCTCCCGGAGGAGCCTCACGACGGGCCCCCGTCGGCGGGCTTCGACGCCGGCCACGTCGGCCCATCTGTGGATCTGCCCGGTGCTCTGAGGGTGTTCAGCTTGGACTACCACCACGTGCAGGCTCCCTTTGAGATTGTGCTGTGGATAATGCTGGCCTCACTGGCCAAGCTGG GTTTCCACTGGTCCGGTCGAGTCCCAGCTGTTGTCCCAGAAAGTTGCGTCCTCATCATGGTGGGCCTGCTTGTGGGAGGGGTGATCTACGGGGTCCGCCACTCTGCTCCACCTACTCTGAGTGCCGACGcgttcttcctcttcctgctccCGCCCATCGTTCTAGATGCAGGTTACTTCCTGCCTGGGAGGCTGTTCTTTGAAAACCTTGGTACCATCCTCTG GTATGCGGTGCTGGGAACCCTATGGAATGTGCTGGGCATTGGCCTGTCTCTGTACGGTGTTTGCCTGCTGGTTCCAGACACTCTGGGCGACATCTCTCTGCTCCACTGCCTGCTGTTTGGCTCGTTGATCGCTGCCGTCGATCCTGTGGCCGTGCTCTCCGTCTTCCAAGAGATGCAAGTGAATGAACAGCTGCACAtcttggtgtttggagagtcgCTGCTCAACGACGCTGTCACAGTG GTGCTCTACAAGCTCTTTGAGTCCTTTCTGCGGCTGCCTTCGGTGACTGGATTGGATGTACTGGTGGGAGGTTTCAGGCTGATAGTGGTGGGTTTGGGAGGCTTCTTTGTGGGACTGTTCTTTGGCTTGGTGGCAGCTCTCACCTCACGGTTCACCTCCAGAGCCCAGGTCATCGCTCCCCTCTTTGTCTTCCTGTATTCCTACCTGTCCTACCTGACTTCAGAAATGCTTCACTTCTCAGGAATCATGGC CATTGTGACCTGTGCTGTGACCATGAAACAGTACGTGGAGGCTAACGTGTCAGAGCGCAGCAACACCAACATCCAGTACTTCCTGAAGATGTGGAGTAGCGTGAGTGAGACCTTGATCTTTGTCTTCCTCGGTGTGTCCGCCATACAAGACATTCACATGTGGAGCTGGCCCTTTGTCTGCTCCACCCTGCTGCTCTGCCTCGTCTGGAGGGCCACAG GAGTTCTCTTGCTCACTGCTGTGGTGAACAAGCTTCGGAGGAACGCCGTGACCTTTAGAGACCAGTTCATCATCGCCTACGGTGGCCTCAGAGGAGCAATCTGCTTTTCTCTGGTCTTCCTCATTGATGACTTCCCGAAGAAGAGGCTCTTCATCACAACCACCATCGTGGTCATTCTCTTTACCGTCTTTGTGCAG GGGATGACCATCAAGCCTCTGGTGGAGCTGCTGGAcgtgaagaggaagaagagagcTCTGCCTACTGTCAGCGAGGAGATCCACAGCAGG CTCTTAGACCATCTGCTCTCAGGAATAGAAGATGTGGTTGGCTACTGGGGGCAACATTACTGGAAAGACTG gtTTGAGCAGTTCAACAAGAGGTACCTTCGACGTTTCCTTATCGGCGAGCATCACCAGGCTCGCTCCAGCATCCTGAGAGTCTACCAGGAGCTGGAGAGGAGGGAGCAGCAGGGGGGCGAGGAGGCACCGCCGCC AGTGGACCCCCGCCCTGGCGGCCGTCCCCTCTTGCCGGAGGAAATGGACAGCATCAGGCGTATTCTGTCCAGAAACCTGCAAAACTTTAACAAGAAG CAGACTCCAGCCTACAGTAGACACACCTTGCACCAAGATGTCTCAGCAAAGACGGCCCTGCACAGACATCAGAGCCTTCCAGAGAGACACACCTGTAATAGAAGCACGCTCTgcaaacag CGGGAGCAAGGAGAGTTCTCCAAGTCTTACAGAGGGAGAGCACGACTCAGCAGATCTCACACAG TGTGCTCAGCAAGCCCAAGACGGTCCGACCCCCCCGACTCTGTAGACCCGGCTGCTCTGACTCCGACTCAGCCATCGGATCCCGAACCTGCTGCGGAGGAGCAGCAATCTCCGCTGCACAGGGCGCCGGTAGAGAGAGCAACAAAGAAACAACTCAGCTTTGTTCTGGAAAGGGAGACACGTCAATAA